From the genome of Parcubacteria group bacterium, one region includes:
- a CDS encoding thioredoxin family protein has protein sequence MKVLKFGAVWCSGCLVMKPRWKKIEGENSWLKTEYYDFDSDKEMVEKYKIDRTLPTFIFLDNKENEILRLNGEVDEDKLIELINQNKDR, from the coding sequence ATGAAAGTGCTCAAATTCGGAGCCGTTTGGTGCTCTGGGTGTTTGGTAATGAAGCCGAGATGGAAAAAAATTGAAGGAGAAAATTCTTGGCTTAAAACTGAATATTATGATTTTGATAGTGACAAAGAAATGGTAGAAAAATACAAAATTGACAGAACTTTGCCAACTTTCATTTTTTTAGATAACAAGGAGAATGAAATTTTAAGATTAAACGGAGAAGTTGATGAAGACAAGTTGATTGAACTTATCAACCAAAACAAAGACAGGTAG
- a CDS encoding cation diffusion facilitator family transporter yields the protein MKEKIAIISILVNALLAGGKIAVGIFSNSSAILAAGIDSFADIFSSAISYIGIRMSGKPADKEHPYGHYKFEVLSGVIIAIVIAVTGVGIIYNAFKSFFEPEKIEIGYLAFSVMILTAVANEIMARLKIYYGKKENSLSLLSDGVHSRIDVYTSLVIVGGLLLTPYWIYADALLAMLMGLYIMKEAFLIGKEATESLLDVSAGEKIENVIRLIAKNENIEIVSLKTQKKGSAVTANLEINLPNNLKVEEATKVSDILREKLVNGIESLQYVVIQIVSHEIENSFYKPSLGKSFGWQRKGKFTEKIEEAVGKGPDGKCVCPKCGYSVLHERGVPCSNLKCPKCNINLERK from the coding sequence ATGAAAGAAAAAATCGCAATCATATCAATACTGGTAAATGCTCTGTTGGCTGGGGGTAAAATTGCTGTCGGTATTTTTTCCAATTCATCGGCAATTCTGGCGGCAGGAATTGATTCTTTTGCGGATATATTTTCCTCAGCCATCAGCTATATCGGAATTAGAATGTCAGGAAAGCCAGCAGACAAGGAACACCCTTATGGGCATTACAAATTTGAAGTTTTAAGCGGGGTTATTATTGCGATAGTCATTGCGGTAACTGGAGTTGGTATTATTTACAATGCTTTTAAAAGTTTTTTTGAGCCAGAAAAAATTGAAATTGGCTATTTGGCTTTCTCGGTTATGATACTTACCGCTGTTGCCAATGAAATAATGGCCAGACTCAAAATTTATTACGGAAAAAAAGAAAATTCCTTGAGCTTGCTTTCTGATGGAGTCCATTCCAGAATTGATGTTTACACTTCCTTGGTGATTGTCGGAGGATTGTTGTTGACTCCCTATTGGATTTATGCGGATGCTCTTTTGGCGATGTTGATGGGATTGTATATAATGAAAGAAGCTTTTTTAATCGGTAAAGAAGCTACAGAATCGCTATTGGATGTTTCGGCTGGAGAAAAAATTGAAAATGTCATAAGGTTAATCGCTAAAAATGAAAATATTGAAATAGTTTCGCTTAAGACACAAAAGAAAGGTTCGGCAGTCACCGCTAATCTGGAAATAAATTTGCCAAACAATTTAAAAGTGGAAGAGGCAACTAAGGTTTCCGATATCTTGAGAGAAAAATTGGTCAATGGAATTGAAAGCTTGCAGTATGTAGTCATTCAAATTGTCAGTCACGAAATTGAAAATAGTTTTTACAAACCAAGTCTCGGTAAGAGCTTTGGCTGGCAAAGAAAAGGAAAGTTTACGGAAAAAATAGAAGAGGCCGTTGGTAAAGGACCTGATGGAAAATGCGTTTGTCCTAAATGTGGTTATAGCGTTCTGCACGAAAGAGGCGTTCCTTGCTCAAATTTAAAATGTCCAAAGTGTAATATAAATTTAGAAAGAAAATAA
- a CDS encoding ATP-binding protein: MKIAITGGKGGTGKSMVATSLAIEFAKKYITLLVDADVECPNDHLIISAKRKKTETVYQAIPKWDFKKCIKCGKCAEVCKQNAIVFVENKYPAFVKDVCIGCKACKVACPTGAISESKKEIGAIYEGKNYKVNLISGELKLGELASGEIVAEVRKYADKISNRIKSEMLLIDSSAGVGCPVIASLVGTDYIVAVTEPTPSALHDLKRVLYLARHFQIKHGIVINKHDLASNFCLKIEKFAKENDVPILGKIPYRKDFVDATIKMKPIVEINSEYKVLFQEIIRNIEMNNNLKQDL; this comes from the coding sequence ATGAAAATAGCCATTACTGGCGGAAAAGGCGGAACGGGGAAATCAATGGTTGCCACTTCTTTGGCGATTGAATTTGCCAAAAAATACATTACGCTTTTGGTTGATGCTGATGTGGAATGCCCCAATGACCATCTTATAATTTCTGCCAAAAGAAAAAAAACCGAAACAGTCTATCAAGCCATTCCCAAATGGGATTTTAAGAAATGCATCAAATGCGGAAAATGTGCTGAAGTCTGCAAACAAAACGCCATTGTTTTTGTCGAAAATAAATACCCTGCTTTCGTTAAAGATGTTTGCATTGGTTGCAAGGCTTGCAAGGTAGCGTGTCCGACTGGAGCTATTTCAGAATCCAAAAAAGAAATAGGTGCAATTTATGAGGGAAAAAATTACAAAGTAAATTTGATTTCAGGAGAACTTAAACTGGGCGAATTGGCTTCGGGAGAAATTGTGGCGGAAGTCCGAAAATATGCGGATAAAATAAGCAATCGGATAAAATCCGAAATGTTGCTAATAGATTCTTCAGCAGGAGTGGGATGCCCAGTAATCGCTTCTTTGGTTGGTACGGATTATATTGTCGCTGTAACTGAACCGACACCTTCAGCTCTTCACGATTTGAAAAGAGTTTTGTACCTGGCTCGCCATTTTCAAATCAAGCACGGAATAGTTATCAATAAGCACGATTTGGCAAGCAATTTTTGCTTGAAGATAGAAAAATTTGCCAAGGAAAACGATGTTCCTATATTGGGAAAAATTCCATACAGAAAAGATTTTGTTGATGCGACTATTAAGATGAAGCCCATTGTTGAAATAAATTCTGAATACAAAGTTCTGTTTCAGGAAATCATTCGCAATATAGAGATGAATAACAATTTAAAACAAGATTTATGA
- a CDS encoding phosphatase PAP2 family protein, producing the protein MRYLSNNLIIFGAKYLIFLIMIIAFLYFLKQSRDRQRRIIIFSLISLPAIYIVAKTLSIFYYNPRPFALSHSVPLIFHVPDNGFTSDHVLLSSAISAIIFYLNRKLGILLLMLAMLVGIARVLAGVHHPIDVIGSIVIAFSVSFLIYRNLLPKVMNLRCVKNYFNN; encoded by the coding sequence ATGAGATATTTATCAAATAATCTGATAATTTTCGGAGCGAAGTATTTGATATTTTTAATAATGATTATTGCTTTTTTATATTTTCTAAAGCAGTCAAGAGACAGACAACGGCGGATTATCATATTCAGTCTCATATCCTTACCGGCTATTTATATAGTGGCAAAAACACTATCAATTTTTTATTACAACCCACGTCCTTTTGCTTTAAGTCATTCAGTGCCTCTAATTTTTCACGTACCAGATAATGGATTTACTTCAGACCACGTTTTACTGAGTAGCGCTATATCTGCAATCATTTTTTATTTAAACCGAAAATTAGGAATATTGCTTCTTATGCTTGCTATGCTAGTGGGCATCGCCAGAGTTTTGGCTGGAGTACACCATCCGATTGATGTTATAGGTAGTATTGTTATTGCTTTTTCAGTATCATTTCTGATTTATAGGAATTTATTGCCAAAAGTAATGAATTTAAGATGCGTGAAAAATTATTTTAATAATTAA
- a CDS encoding arginine decarboxylase, pyruvoyl-dependent gives MVPQKIFLTKGVGVHKDKLASFELALRDAGIEKCNLVCVSSIFPPNCKIIPKKEGEKLLNAGEITYCIMARNDNNEPNRLISASIGLAIPKDNNHYGYLSEHHAFGEKGEKAGEYAEDLAATMLATTLGVDFDSDTAWQEREQVYKSSGYIFKTTNITQSAEGNKDNLWTTVIAVAVFIE, from the coding sequence ATGGTACCGCAAAAAATTTTTCTAACAAAAGGAGTGGGAGTGCATAAGGATAAGCTGGCAAGTTTTGAATTAGCTCTAAGAGATGCGGGAATTGAAAAGTGCAATCTTGTTTGCGTTTCTTCAATTTTTCCTCCAAATTGCAAAATAATTCCGAAAAAAGAAGGAGAAAAATTATTGAATGCTGGAGAAATAACTTATTGCATTATGGCAAGAAATGATAATAATGAACCCAATAGATTGATTTCAGCTTCTATCGGATTGGCTATTCCCAAGGATAATAATCATTACGGTTATCTTTCAGAACATCATGCTTTCGGAGAAAAGGGCGAAAAGGCAGGAGAGTATGCCGAGGATTTGGCGGCTACGATGCTGGCAACAACTTTGGGCGTAGATTTTGATTCCGATACCGCTTGGCAAGAAAGGGAACAAGTTTATAAATCTTCAGGATATATTTTTAAAACAACAAACATTACTCAATCAGCAGAAGGGAATAAAGATAATTTATGGACAACGGTAATTGCGGTTGCTGTTTTTATAGAATAA
- a CDS encoding DUF134 domain-containing protein, with protein MDNGNCGCCFYRIKIEENNMTRPRLCKRLRFKPKAHYFKPQGIPMYDLEEVVLTKEEMEAVKLKDFDGLEQTEASEKMNTSQSTFQRILSSARIKIAEAIVKGRALRIEE; from the coding sequence ATGGACAACGGTAATTGCGGTTGCTGTTTTTATAGAATAAAAATAGAAGAAAATAATATGACCAGACCAAGATTATGCAAACGTTTGAGATTTAAACCCAAAGCCCATTATTTTAAACCCCAAGGAATTCCGATGTATGATTTGGAGGAGGTCGTTTTGACCAAGGAGGAAATGGAAGCGGTGAAGCTAAAAGATTTTGACGGTTTGGAACAAACTGAAGCCTCGGAAAAAATGAATACTTCGCAAAGCACTTTCCAGCGGATTTTATCTTCTGCCAGAATTAAGATTGCCGAAGCGATTGTTAAAGGTAGGGCATTGAGGATTGAAGAGTAG